DNA from Eucalyptus grandis isolate ANBG69807.140 chromosome 5, ASM1654582v1, whole genome shotgun sequence:
TCCTGAGGGACAAGTGAGTATTTTTCCTATTAGCGAATATCTACGTTGGTTTGTGAAGATAATCTCTTATTTTATGGTGTCTTTAAATTCAATTGATATGTTAATCAGGCTTGCGGACTGGTGAAGAATCTTGCTTTGATGGTCTATATTACAGTCGGGTCAGCAGCATATCCCATATTGGAATTTTTGGAAGAATGGGGCACAGAGAATTTTGAGGTTGTCAAAGTGTTTTGGCTAATTGTTCTAGTTCTGTGTTTTCTTAAggatttttaacaaattttatcGTTCATTCATGGTAGGAAATTTCTCCTGTGGTTATTCCTCAAGCGACGAAAATTTTTGTCAACGGTTGCTGGGTTGGCATCCATCGTGATCCTGATATGTTGGTGAAAACGTTACGACGGTTGAGGAGAAGGGTGAGTGCATAAGATCTTTTATGTTTAGTAGTTAAGAGTACTTCTTGTCAGGCTTTTTCTGGATCAGCAGCATGTTTTCCAATGTTCTTGTTATGATAAGGATATCTAGATACTAATTGTTGAAGAGATTGAGAGTTAGCTCCTGGTGCTGATGGGCTCTCACATTGTGCAGGTTGATGTCAATACTGAAGTTGGGGTTGTCAGAGATATCAGATTGAAGGAACTGAGGATATACACTGATTATGGACGGTGTAGTCGTCCACTGTTTATAGTTGAGAAACAGAGACTTCTAATAAAGAAGCAGCATATACATGCATTGCAACTGAGAGTATGCCTTCGAATGTAAACCTGTTATTTGCCTGAAGCACTGCTGGTGCTTATTTTGAGTCTTTATCTGCTTTCCAGGAAGGGAGCCCGGACGATGTGGGGTGGCATGAGTTAGTGGCTAAGGGATTCATAGAGTATATCgacactgaggaagaagaaactaCTATGATTTCCATGACCATTAATGTGAGTGGATAGATTTCTCAGAATAAGCATGTTTTGGAGCATCTCAGTGACACACCCAATTTAAATTGCCCGACATCTGTTTCAGGACCTTGTGCAAGCACGGCTTAACCCTGAGGAGGCATATTCAGAAACTTACACCCACTGTGAAATCCATCCATCATTGATCCTAGGTGTTTGTGCTTCAATCATACCGTTCCCTGACCATAACCAGGTAGGCCAGTCATGCCAATGAACTTCATTTATCAAAGTTAATCATAGGAATTCAACTTAAAGtgaagtttttcttttggtgggcTAGTCTCCACGTAATACGTATCAATCAGCAATGGGAAAGCAAGCCATGGGAATTTACGTCACCAACTACCAATTTCGGATGGTGGGTTTTCACTCcagatttttataatttttttgttcccttaaTATAATCAATTCTTGCTTAAAACATGTTATCTTTCCAGGATACATTGGCATATGTGCTATACTACCCTCAAAAGCCTCTTGTTACTACACGAGCTATGGAGCACCTTCACTTCAGGCAGCTCCCTGCTGGCATTGTAAGCATTTAGTTTTGGGAGTGGGTTGCATCTTTTGCCTATGTCATGATCTTATCATGCTTCGTCACACCTTTTGTATCTTGATTTGGTTAGAATGCCATTGTCGCCATTGCTTGCTATTCTGGGTACAATCAAGAAGATTCCGTCATTATGAACCAGTCATCAATAGATCGGGATTTTTCCGATCTCTGTTTTTCCGATCATACAGGTAAAGATGCTACTGGCTTGGTGATAAACCCGttgatattttaaattatttccaatttagttttaatatTGCGTTAAAACTATTCTCTTAGGGATGAGGAGAAAAAGATGGGGACTCTGGTCAAAGAGGATTTCGGTCGTCCTGACAGAGCCAATACAATGGTGAGAACCATTTGAATGCTCTTCATCCTTTCCTATTGTGAAAGTAGTGGAATCTAACTTCATCTTTGTTGCACAGGGCATGAGGCATGGCTCCTATGATAAATTGGACGATGATGGCCTTGCCCCTCCTGTGAGTACTTGCACGTCCACTGGATAACCTGTTTTTGGTTTAAAGATAGGTTTCACTTAATTCAGTTTTCTGTGATAGGGAACGAGGGTTTCAGGTGAAGATGTCATTATTGGAAAACAACTCCAATCGCACAAGATGATGCTCAGGGACAAGCCTCCCGTTATTCAAGGCGCGATCACAGCATAAGTTTACGGCACAGTGAGACTGGGATAGTTGATCAGGTTAGGCCTGCGTTGACTTCACTGATACAGGCTAAGCGTACTGTTTCTTTTGGTTCTGAATTAATGATTGCTTACTGTTGGTTTACTATTTCAATAGAGATTCTTGCGGTAATCAAACCTTCTATTTTGATTCGATCCCCTTTATACTTTGGTGAATGCAGGTTCTGCTGACGACAAATGCTGATGGCTTGAGATTTGTCAAAGTAAGAGTGAGATCTGTTCGAATACCTCAAATTGGGGATAAATTTAGCAGTAGGCATGGGCAAAAAGGAACAGTGGGCATGACATACACGCAAGAAGACATGCCTTGGACTGTGGAAGGCATTACACCTGATATAGTCGTGAACCCACATGCTATTCCCTCTCGCATGACAATTGGGCAGCTTATTGAGTGTATCATGGGCAAGGTTGCTGCCCACATGGGAAAGGAAGGAGATGCTACTCCATTCACAGATGTGACTGTGAGTTCTGATGTCTCCTAATCTTTTTGTTTTGGCCTAGATTTTGTAAATGCTCATTAGAATCTTGGGAGTTAGGTGATGCAGTTTAGATATGATGGAGTAAGGAGGTGGAggcatatcatatatattttccatttggCAGAGATAGGGCTACTTTTCTCAAGCTGCATTGCCAAATGTGCTTTGTATAAGAACAATGGCTCCTCAACCTGATCTGGAGAGACATTTTCACTTGTTTTGTTACATGCTGTGATTGCGGggattaattatttgtttaatgGGGTGTCAGGTTGGAGGATAAGCTTTTACTTTTGCTTTCGAGCTGCATTTTTCATGTTGGAAGTTGGTCATAACTGCGTAGTTATACATTCCTTTGTTTTTAGTTGTGACAGCAAGACTTGATGTCTAATCCCTATTTTCTGATACTTAGGTGGATAACATCAGCAAAGCGCTTCATAAATGTGGGTATCAGATGCGAGGATTCGAGACAATGTATAATGGTCACACTGGCCGGCGGCTCACTGCTATGATTTTCCTGGGTCCAACATATTATCAGAGACTCAAGCACATGGTGGATGATAAGATCCATTCCCGTGGTCGGGGTCCTGTGCAAATTCTTACAAGGCAGCCTGCCGAGGGACGATCTCGAGATGGTGGTCTCCGATTCGGAGAGATGGAAAGAGATTGCATGATTGCTCATGGAGCCGCTCATTTTCTCAAGGAGAGGTTGTTTGACCAAAGTGATGCGTATAGAGTCCATGTGTGTGAACGCTGTGGATTGATTGCCATTGCAAACCTGAAGAAGAATTCTTTTGAGTGCAGAGGTTGCAAAAACAAAACCGACATTGTTCAGGTGTGTATTGCTTTCATCCAGTGCTTACTTCTCACCTCTGATTAAGTTAGGGTAGAGTCAAAAGTGTTGGTTCACTCTTTAGATTTAAGCTCTGGGTTTGTTATTTTCTCTGTGGGCTCTGCATGCTTCTGTAGTTGGATAGGCTGAGGCTGTCTAACTTGTCCTAGGCGATAATCGTATTTGTCATGATAACGCAAATGATGTTCTCTCATGACCTTGTGCAGGTTCACATTCCTTATGCTTGTAAATTGCTCTTCCAAGAGCTTATGTCCATGGCCATAGCACCTAGAATGCTCACCAAGGATATCAAACCAGCAAAGGACCAGAAGAAAAAGGGTGCTTGAACTCGGGTAGTTGAGATTCCATTTGGTTCGATTGGTCGAGCGCTGCTGTTTTGTATGGCCTTGTACTTATAAGTGTCAACCATCTAATTATCTGTAATGAGGGACTCGGTTCTTCTCGGTAAAGGACATGTCCCTGCGATGTAAGGCATCAGTGTTCAGCTTAAAGTAAATTCTTGTTTATTTGTCCAAAGGACTGAAATTTTACCTAGCAAAGGAAATTGTATGTTAAATCAATCTGCTGAGTGAAGACAAGATATCCCCTGTATTCGAGCCTCGATAATTCTCGGCGCAAAAACCAATTTTAGTTATAATGGCTGGCTGTACGTAGAATGTCTTCCGGCTTAACCGGAAAACTAGGATGATACCGGTTCAATAGGAAGTTGGGCCCTTGAGTCCTTTGTCCATGTACCTTTCTCTTACATTTTTCCTCGATCCCCTGGTCTAATTGCAAATCAAGACCTGTCATCACCACCTGATTTGAACAGGGTTTCAGTCCCGTTCACACCAATTGGCACGATCGTTTTTTGATGATTAAGGACCTTCCTTGCATGGTGTACTGCAGCTTTAGGTTTGCAGCCGATTGAAATCGCATTTCAATATGGTCCCAAGTTGGCAGGACCGGTTGTAGTTTAAGGTAGGAGAAGAGGTGTTGGAACAAGATATGTAAGCCCGTGTGGAGATCTCTACATTGTGTAGGAACTGAtaaggaaattaaaatttttaaagcaaaaataaccgAGACAATAGATCGGTCGAGTCAATAGATAGTGATCGGAACTTGGTATTTCGGGAATCCTAGGAGGCGAGGAATCTTGATTAATCCTTGAATCCCGACCGGTTTGGACCGTCggagaaattgaatttaattctgGCGCCGGAAAACCTGACTCCGGTTCACTGGTGAACCGGATGCAATCGCGAGCGAGACGGGTCGTCGGGTTCGGCCGGCGTCCCCTGAACCGTCGCCACTGCGCAGTTATTTCAATTTCGCTACTGTCTGggagtgtagagagagagagagagagagagagcatggaaGCCCAAGAAGAGCTCAGGGAAGAACGAATAGCGGAAgacgaggtggaggaggaggaagaagaagaagggccgCCTCCTGGATGGGAGTCCGGGCCCCCTCCGCCGTTGCCGACCTCACCTCGCTCCGCGAGAATCGAGACCAGCGCCGCCATGGAAGTAGTAGGAGAAGAGCAGAAGGAACAACTGAATGAAGCCGAAGAGAGAGAacaggaagaggaagaggaagaagaagaaagtccGCCTCCTGGTTGGGAAGCCGCTGCGTGTCCCTCGATCGGACAGCAAAGCGAGGGGACGGAAAGCGAAGCAGTCGCGCTTGTAGGAGAAGAGAGGGCGGCGGGAGAGAGAatggaggaggagcaggaggaggaggaggaacagGACGGTCCGCCTCCCGGTTGGGAAGGCGGCGCTCGTCCCTCGCTCGAACCGGGGAGCGAGGGAATGGAAAGCGAAGCAGTCGTGGAAGAGGAAGCGAAGGAGGAAGTGGACGGTCTGCCTTCTGGCTGGGAATCGATCCTCATCGTCCGATCGAGCCGCCGCGGAGTGAGAGAATGGTGAAGAGCGAGGAAATGGAGGAGGCGGAGGAAGCGGAGGAGGACGGCCCGCCTCCTGGTTGGGGAATCGATTCTCATCCTTCGGTCGAGCCGCAAAGCGAGAGAATCGAGAGCGAAGAATCCGCACGAGAAAAAGCGACAGGAGAGAGAGCGAAGAAGGAACGAGGAGTGGAGGACGGTCCGCCACCTGGTTGGGGAATCGGTCCACATTCTACGATCGAGCCGCAAAGCGAGATGATTGAGAGCGAAGGAGCCGCGGAAGAAAATGGGATCGGACAGAGAGCGGAGGGAGACGAAATGGAGGAGGACGGCCCGCCTCCCGGTTGGGGAAACGCTCCTCATCGGTCGATCGAACCGGGGAGCGAGGGAATCGAGAGCGAACGAGTTGTGGAAGAAGAGAGAGTGAAGGACGACGGCGCACCTCCTGGTTGGGAACCTGCCCCACCGCCGCCTGCCTCTAAGGTGCCGCAGCCGGCGCCGTCCACGTTAATGCCGCCGGCCCCGCAGCTTGGTCGGCGTACCTCAGGTCAGTGCGACCAACCATATCCCAAGTTCATTTTTTGATGAGTGGTAGTTGCTTTAGCAGGTGGTCTGTAGCGTCATTGTCTTTTGATTCTCTAAAGTTCGTTGCAAGAGGTGATTTTCACTTCGTCCTTGCTTGGACGGTTGACCTGATCTAATGGTCAGTCCTTTACTAAGTTCGAGTAAGCTTTCAGGTGGAGATGAATCCGGAGATCCTTCGTTTCATTGGTACTGTCCCTTCAATAGTTGCGGTACCTGTTTTGTTCTGATGGATAGGTTTCCTGCGGAGATCATAGCTCTAGTCTTAGCGGGCTACCTGCAAGATGAACGACTGATTGGTGGTTTTTGAGGGCGTTCTTGTTTATTCACACATTCAAGAGCTTATAGTGGCTTCGTGCTTGCTTCTTTTTTACTGTTTCATCTATatatatgttcttttcttttgtcacaTTATCTGGGCACAATTTGCTGTGTTAGATATGGAAATGTTGGCCCTATTGAGTAAAATTTGTGTAATGATGGTTCCTCATGCTCTGAATGCTCATCTTTGtaatagaaaattgggaaacaGCCATCTTTTGATTGTTCTTTCAACATTTCTTTGGTAAGAACTGGTTGTTTAAGCAAAGAGGAGTGCATTTAATTTAAGCTGACCATGCTTCATGAGGGGATGTGTGTGGATTGTTAGCTTGTACTTCTTTACCATACCATTGTACTCTGTTATCAGGTCGTTGTTTTGGTAGACTTAGGATTAGACAAGTCAAACTCATCGGCCTCTTTTGGAGTCTAGTCATGTTTTGGAGGCTCATATCTGCtattttttcatgcaatcacGACAACATCTTGATGCTTGATGTCTTATTGAGACAATGATGCTGCAGAAATGGCTCAAATGGTTTGTGGTTCCTGCCAAAGATTGATTTCATATCAGCCAGGAGCCAAATATGTGCAATGCTTATGCTGCAAGACGATTAACTTTGTGTTGGAAGGTTTATCTCTTAATCTTTACTGGTATTACTTTTATTgtcatctttccttttctcctttcaaGAACTATACAGTTTGACAGTACTTCGAACTCATATCGTTTGTGTATTGATTGATAGATCAGCAAGTGCATTGATTGTTGCTGCGTAACGACTCTAATCTGCAGCAGTAAATGGTAGATGTGGACCCACACCTAGTTACTcccctattcttcttcttcacagaGCTAAAAGAACTCATTAGTATGTGACTATGTTCTGAGCTGCACAGTGGCATTATCCTCtagaagattccatgactggTTCAAGACTTTTTGCAGTAAAAATATGTTGTCATACCATCAGTCCTATATGTTTCATGATGCCGCAGTTTCTTAGAATATGCAATTGGCTTGTTGGTTTATGCGGAATTGTTGTCTTACATGTAGGACATAAGATTGTTTCGTGCTTAATCTTGTGATCTTGGATTTTaaccttttgccttttcttttagaaTGGAGATGGGATTGGTGAGATTGGGTTGTGGTAGGAAGAGGGAGTCAAAGATAGATATGCAGCATGGTAGATGTAGGTTGAGGAACAAGACTGTTTTATAGTAGcgaaatttttttgacttgCTTTATGTATGCATGATGTATTTGTTCTGGACATATCATTGTGATAAAATTGATGCAATTACGTCTGTACTTCTTCCTTGATGCTTGGATgcaaaagtttttaaaataggaAATACTCTCTATGGCAACCATTTGAGAATTTATTATAGTCTGATCCAGCTTGAATATCTTTGACCTGCTTTATGTATGCATGATGAATTCATGTCGTTGTGATAACAATTGATGCAATTACAGCCGTACTTCTTCCTCGATGCTTGGATgcgaaatttttaaaataggaAGTACTCGCTATACCAACTGTTAGAGAAATCTTTATTGTCTGATCCAGCTCGAGCCTGATCCtcgaaaaagagagaagattaAGCCTTTCAAGAAGGGACCTAAATCTGCCTGTAACATGTCACTTTGttaagaaatttgtcaaaattcaCATGAATTTTATGTGCCTTGGGAAATTAAACTGGAAGAGTTCAACAGTAAGTAGTTATTGGAGGTCAAGTGACTTACGTCGAGTCTGTTGGAAAAGTAAATAGTGCCTGGGTGATATGCCATACTATAAGTTTTAAGAAGCTGATCATTAGCATGTCTTGAGTTTACAGGATAGTTTTCCCCCAATGTCATATCAGCTCGAAATTGTCTTTTGCATTAGTTTCAGGCTGAAAATGGTTATATCCTTTGTCGATTAAAGTTTTGCCTCCAATTCTGCAGCTTTTGCCACAGTAGTATGAAATCTTATCACATAATATTATGATGGAGGGATACAACTGATGAGCAATTCCTCTTTAATTTTGCATTCAGACTAAATATGTCATATTTCTGTTGCAAGAAGAGCATAATTGAAGAAGGGACAAAACAATTCAGTGTTGAAGCTGAAGTTGTTCGCAGTCTAAAATAAATTATGGTGTTCCTACCACTGTAGAGTGGAGTCTAGTTTGGCTGGAAACTTCTTTCTGTTATTCAGCGATGTATGTCTTTGTCTTACTGAAAAACGAAATACTGTCTTTGTTCTTGTTTCTTCAGAGCATCTGGTTGGACAAGTTAAGTGTGGTACATGTGCGATGTTGCTTATGTACCCGTATGGCGCTCCAGCAGTCAAGTGTTCGGCCTGCCGTTCTGTGACAGAAATTG
Protein-coding regions in this window:
- the LOC120293337 gene encoding LOW QUALITY PROTEIN: DNA-directed RNA polymerase II subunit RPB2-like (The sequence of the model RefSeq protein was modified relative to this genomic sequence to represent the inferred CDS: inserted 5 bases in 5 codons), which encodes MLRSSYCTLYQNSEKDLTELGECPYDQGGYFIINGSEKVLIAQEKMSTNHVYVFKKRQPNKYAYVAEVRSMAESQNRPPSTMFVRMLSRTSAKGGSSGQYIRXTLPYIRTEIPIIIVFRALGFVADKDILEHICYDFSDTKMMELLRPSLEEAFVIQNQQVALDYIGKRGATVGVTREKRIKYAKEILQKEMLPHVGVEEYCETKKAYYFGYIIHRLLLCALGRRPEDDRDHYGNKRLDLAGPLLGGLFRMLFRKLTRDVRGYVQKCVDNGKDVNLHXAIKAKTITSGLKYSLAXGNWGQANAAGTRAGVSQVLNRLTYASTLSHLRRLNSPIGREGKLAKPRQLHNSQWGMMCPAETPEGQACGLVKNLALMVYITVGSAAYPILEFLEEWGTENFEEISPVVIPQATKIFVNGCWVGIHRDPDMLVKTLRRLRRRVDVNTEVGVVRDIRLKELRIYTDYGRCSRPLFIVEKQRLLIKKQHIHALQLREGSPDDVGWHELVAKGFIEYIDTEEEETTMISMTINDLVQARLNPEEAYSETYTHCEIHPSLILGVCASIIPFPDHNQSPRNTYQSAMGKQAMGIYVTNYQFRMDTLAYVLYYPQKPLVTTRAMEHLHFRQLPAGINAIVAIACYSGYNQEDSVIMNQSSIDXGFFRSLFFRSYRDEEKKMGTLVKEDFGRPDRANTMGMRHGSYDKLDDDGLAPPGTRVSGEDVIIGKXTPIAQDDAQGQASRYSRRDHSISLRHSETGIVDQVLLTTNADGLRFVKVRVRSVRIPQIGDKFSSRHGQKGTVGMTYTQEDMPWTVEGITPDIVVNPHAIPSRMTIGQLIECIMGKVAAHMGKEGDATPFTDVTVDNISKALHKCGYQMRGFETMYNGHTGRRLTAMIFLGPTYYQRLKHMVDDKIHSRGRGPVQILTRQPAEGRSRDGGLRFGEMERDCMIAHGAAHFLKERLFDQSDAYRVHVCERCGLIAIANLKKNSFECRGCKNKTDIVQVHIPYACKLLFQELMSMAIAPRMLTKDIKPAKDQKKKGA